GAGCCCGAAAAGACCCGCGAGCGTGGAGCCGGCCGCGATCTGGCGCGAAAGGAAGATGCCGTAGAGCCGTTCGATGCGTTCGAGCTCGTCGAGGCGCAGCCCCATCTGTGCCACCGTGTCCACCTGCACCAGGCGCTGCGCCAGATCCAGCTCACTGGTCGACGCCCAGCCCAACAGACTGTCCTGCATATCAGCGATCGGATGCACAGGCTCACTCATGAGTTACTACTCCCCTTTTAGTTGTCGCGCGCGTGGCACGCATCGTCGAATCCGGCCGCCAGCGACCTTAGATTCATTTAAAGCACAAAGGAACATTTCTAGCATGTTCGACAATCCGCGACGCCGCGACTCCCTAAAAACGGGTGGGAGCCGCCTCACACCCTGAGAGCAGGCTAAACGTCGCCGGTTTCCTTCGCTGCGGTTTCTTCGCTTTCCGACGCCTTCGGCGCGTGATCCTCCACCGCGCGCATGCGCTGCGAGAGCACGCGCGTGACGCCATCCCCGCGCATCGTCACGCCGTAGAGCACGTTGGCCACGTCCATCGTGGGCTTTTGGTGGGTGATGACGATGAGCTGGGAGTCGCGCCGCAGCTCCTCGAACAAGGCGATGAGCCGGCGCAGGTTGACGTCGTCGAGGGCCGCCTCGACCTCGTCCATGACGTAGAACGGCGAGGGCCGCGCGCGGAAGATGGCCACGAGCATCGCCAGCGCCGTGAGCGACTTCTCGCCGCCCGACAGCAGCGAGAGCCGCTTCACCTTCTTGCCCGGCGGGCGGGCCTCCACCTCGATGCCGGTGGCCAGCATGTCGGAGGGGTCGGTGAGCACGAGCCTGCCCTCGCCGCCCGGAAAGAGCGTGCTAAAGACCTTGGGAAACTCCGCCTCCACGTCCTTCCACGCGTCGGTGAAAAGCTGCAGGATGCGGGCGTCGACGTCGTCGATGACGCCGTTTAAGTCCTTGCGCGCCTGCTCGACGTCGGCCAGCTGCGTGGAGAGGAACTCGTAGCGCTCCTCGAGCGCCTTGAACTCCTCCAGCGCCAGCGGGTTCACCTTGCCGAGCGCGGCCAAGTCCTTCTCCGCCTGCTTGAGCCGCGCCTTCTCGGCGGCCAGATCAAACTCGGGCCCCGGGGTGTAGTCGCGCAGGATGTCGGCGACCGGCACGCCGAGCTGCTCGACCAGCTTTCCCTGGGCCTCCTCCATGCGCACCTGCGCCTGGCTGGTGGCGATCTCCATCGAGTGCGCGTTGTCCGTCAGCCGGGCGAGCTGCGTGCGCAGGGCGCCCACCGCGTCCTTGGCAGCGGCGACCTTCGTGGCGAATGAGCCGCGCTTGGCGATCGCCTGGTCCCGCGCCGAGGTGGCCCGCGCGAGGGCGTCGGCGACGAGCGTGGCCACCTCGGCGGCCTTCTGCGCGACGACCCCGGCCAGCTCGGCCTGCGCGCGGCGGCGCGCCATCGTCTGCTCGTGGCGGGCCTTGGCCTGGCGCTCGTGGCTGGCCTGGCGGCGCAGCCCGTCGCCGCGGCCGCGGACCTGGTCGGCCTTGTCGCGGGCCGACTGCAGCGACAGCCGCGCCTCCATCTCCATCGCGCGGATCTGCGCGAGCGCCGCAGCGGCCTCGTCGCGCTCGGCGGTGGACGGCTCGTAGTCGGGCTCGTCGTCGCTGACCCGCGAGAGCCGGTCACGGGTCTCCTCCAGCTGCTCGCGGGCCCGGGCGAGCCGCACGTCGGCGTCGGTGGCGCGGGCCGCGATGCGCTCGTGCTCGCGCATCTGCGACTCCAGCTGCTTGGCCAGCCGCTGCTGATCGCGCCGCAGGGCGCCCACCTGGGCCTCCTGGTCGCGCAGCGCGGCGGTCGTGCGGGCGGCTGCGACGCGTGCCTCGCGGGCCGCGTCCTGGGCTCCTTCGAAGGTTCCGGCGAGCTCCTCGAGCTGCGCGCGGGCCACCTCCAGCTGCCCGCGGGCGGCGTCGATGTCGGCGGTGATTTCCACCGAGGAGGACCCGCCCTGGCCGACCTGCGCCCAGCCCTGGCCGAGCAGCACCCCGTCGCGGGTCACGGCCCGCAGCCTAGGATCCGACTCCACCACCTCGCGGGCCGCCGCGGCGTCGGGCGCGACCACGACGTCGGCGAGCAGGCGCGTGAGCGCCACCTCGACCTGCGGCCCAAGCGTCAGCGCATCGAGGAGCCAGCTAGCCCCAGCCGGGAGCGTGACGTCCATGCGCCAGCCCTTGCCCGGTACCTCCTCGACGAAGGTCGTGCGCGCGATCCCCAGCGCGGCCACCTCGCCTAGGCGCCCCGACACGGGGCCCGTGAGCGCCTCGGCGAAGCCGCCGAGCGCCGTAGCGGCGGCCAGCTCCAGCCCGCGCTTGACCGTCACGTGTTCCGAGAGCCTGCCCCACGTGCCCAGCGCGCCGAGGCCGTCGCCGGACGGCGCGCGGGGCACCGTCGACTCCAGCGTCTCGATGCGCGACTCCAGGCGCGAGACCTCCCGCTCGCGTTCGCGCTGCTGGGCGCGCAGCTGCTCGAGGCGCTGCTCTGCGGCCTCGGCCTCGGCGGTGGCGCGCACGTGTTCCTCGCGCCGCTGCTCGGTGTCCCCCTCCAGCTCCCCCATGGTCTGCTCGACGCCGCGCAGCTCCTTCTCGATCGCCGCGGTCCGCGTGCGCGACTCCGCCACGACCTCCGACTGCCGCGCGATCTCCTCGGAGATGGCGGCCACCTGCGCGGACTGCGACTCCTCGGCCGCCACGAGGCGCACCACGCCCTCGCGGCGGTCGGCGATGGCGCGGACCTGGGCCAGGTGCTCACGGTCGGCCTCCTCGGCCGCGGCCTGCCGCTCCTCGACCTCCTCGCGGATGCCAGAGAGCCGCTCGCTGGCGATCTCCGCCTTCTCCTCGAGCTCGGCCAACTCGGCGTCGGCGCGGTCGGCGCGCGCCTGCAGCTCATCCGGGTCGGGCCCCTGGTAGGCGACGATGTGCAGCCCGTCGACGCGGTCCGAGGCAATGCGGCGGGTGGCCGACACGCGCTCGGCCAGCGCCGAGAGATCAAACCACAGCTGCTGCGCGGCCTCGGCGGCGGGGGTCGCCTGCGCAAGCGCGTCCTCGGCCTCCAGCTGGATGCCGGTAGCCTCCTCCAGCTGCTCGGTGACCTCCTCGACCTGCTCGGCGAGGATGCGGGCTCGCGACTGGGCGCTGCCCAGCTTCTCCTGCAGCTCCACCAGCTGGTGCCCCGCGAGCTTGAGCCGGGCGTCGCGCAGGTCCGCCTGCACGGTGGCGGCACGCTTGGCCGCCTCGGCCTGGCGTGCCAGCGGCTTGAGCTGGCGGCGCAGCTCCTCGGTGAGGTCGGTCAGGCGGTCGAGGTTGGCCTGCATGTTGACGAGCTTGCGCTGCGCCTTCTCCTTGCGGCGGCGGTGCTTGAGCACGCCCGCGGCCTCCTCAATGTAGGCGCGGCGGTCCTCCGGCCGCGACTCGAGGATCTGCGCGAGCCGCCCCTGGCCGACGATGACGTGCATCTCGCGGCCGATGCCGGAGTCGGACAGAAGCTCCTGGATGTCCATGAGCCGGGCGCGGGAGCCGTTGATCTCGTACTCGCTGGCGCCGTCGCGGAACATGCGGCGGGTGACCGAGACCTCGCGGTACTCGATCGGCAGCGCGCCGTCGGAGTTGTCGATGGTGAGCGTGACCTCCGCGCGCCCCAGCGGCTTGCGCTCGCCCGCGCCGGCGAAGATGACGTCCTCCATCTTGCCGCCGCGCAGCGTCTTCGCCCCTTGCTCGCCCATCACCCAGGCCAGCGCGTCGACGACGTTGGACTTGCCCGAGCCGTTCGGCCCCACGACCGCGCAGATGCCGGGCTCGAATTTCAGGGTCGTCGCAGACGCGAAGGACTTGAACCCCTTGAGCGTCAGCGACTTCAGATACACCCGTGTGAGTCTAGCGCATCCGGAAACCGGATTCGCCCTTCACATCGGACCAGCGCTCCACGACCGAGTCCACGGTTCCCGGGCGCCTCGGCACCTCTTTTTGCGGCGCGCTCAGCCTGCGCAGCAGCTCGCGGAGCGTGTGGTAGTCCCCCTCGGCCACCACGCACACGCGCCCGTCGGAGAGGTTCGTCGCCGAGCCCGAAAGCCCTAGCTCCATCGCCTGGCTGTACACCCACCAGCGAAAGCCCACGCCCTGCACCCATCCGTGCACCCAGGCCGTCAGCCGTTCGTTATCCATCGTTTTCCTCCCGCTTTACGACGCCTACGGTTCCTCCCCATTCTCCCACCAGAATCGCGAGGATTCCGGAAACGAAAACCGGGTCGAACTCAATCAGTCGAGCTCACGGAAAATCATGCCCCTAGGGGGTATACGAAATCCGTGGGCTCGACCGAGTCAGTTCGACCCAGGCTAGGTGCTACTCCTCGACCGCCGTGATGACGTGGCCGCCGCGGTGCGTGACCGGGTCGGAGCCGTCCCAACAGGTGATGTTCTTGACCTCCGGGAGCATGTCGCGGTGGAAGACCGGGTCGTAGCCCTGCGCCTTCTGGATAGAGAAGTTCTTCAGCAGCTTCACCGCCACCCCGCCGAGCGGGACGATGGCGATGAGGTTGATGATGACCATGATCGCGGCGAACGTGTCGCCGAGCGCCCACACGAGCGGAACCGAGCCGATTGCACCACCGAACACGCAGGCCATGACGATGACGCGGAAGATCGTCATCACCGTCTTGGACTGCGTGAAGTACTCGATGTTGGCCTGGGCAAGGTAGTAGTTGCCGATGACCGAGGAGAACGCCAGGAAGAACAGGATGAGCGTGATGAAGTGGATGCCCCAGTGGCCCACCTCGCCAGCGAGCGCCTGCTGGGTCAGCGACGCGCCCTGGACCTCCTTGCCGTACTCGGGCGCCCCGAGCAGGATAATGAAAGCGGTAATCGAGCAAACTAAGAGGGTATCGAAATATACGCCGAGCGTCTGGACCAGGCCCTGCTTGACCGGGTGCGACACCGTGGCGGTGGCCGCCGCGTTCGGCGCGGAGCCCTGACCAGCCTCGTTGGAGAACAGGCCGCGGCGCATGCCGTTCATGAAGGCCGCGCCCACGGTGGCGCCGGCCACCTCGCGGATGCCCACCGCCTGCTCGAAGATGAGCGCGAACATGCCGGGGATCTTCTCCACGTTAAGCGCGAGCACGATGATGCCGATGCCGATGTACAGCAGCGCCATGACCGGCACGATGACCTGCGTGAAGTTGGCGATGCGCTGCACTCCGCCGAAGATGATCGATCCCGTAATGACCGCGAGGATGATTCCCACGCCCGCCTTGAACACGATGGAGTCGGTGTCAAAGGACGTGCCCACTGACTCCGCGATGGAGTTCGCCTGGATGGCGTTGTACACGAAACCGTAGGTCAGCGTGATCGCGATGCCGAACACCACGGCCAGCCCCGGCGCCTTGAGCCCCTTGGTCATGTAGTAGGCCGGGCCGCCGCGGTAGGTTCCGTCGGGTTCCTTCTCCTTCCACAGCTGCGCGAGCGTCGACTCGACGAAGGAGGTCGCGCCGCCTAGGAGCGCGATCATCCACATCCAGAACACGGCACCCGGGCCACCCAAGGTGATCGCCACAGCCACGCCGGCGACGTTGCCGGTGCCCACGCGCGAGGCAGCGGAGATGGTGAACGCCTTGAACGCGGAGATTCCCGGCTCGTCCGTGTCCGGATCGACGACCTCGTTGCGTTCGGACACCGCCCTGAACATCTCCGGGATCATGCGGATCTGCACCACGATCGTGCGGATGGCGAAGTACACACCTGCGAGGATGAGCAGGTAGGGAATCACTTTCCAGAGGTTGTTGTTGATCACCTCTGTTATAAAGTTCTCGAAGCTTGTCATGTGCGGTATGCTACCGGCTCCCGCAATCATTCCCTAAATCACCCAAACGGGCGCTTTTTGCTTTCCGACGCTTCGCTGGTGGCGCGAATCCCCTAGTGAAGCCGCTGGCAATTGGGGCACAGGTGGCTCGAGCGGTTGGTGAACTGCTCGCGCACGATCGGCGTGCCGCACCGCGGGCACGGCAGCCCCTGCTGCCCGTAGGCGTTGAGTTCGACGTCAAAGTAGCCGGACTGGCCGTTGACGTTGACGTAGAGCTCGTCGAAGCTGGTCCCGCCCTTGGCCAGCGCCGCGGTCATGACCTCGATGCCGCCGAGCAACAGCGACTGCAGCGCGGGGATGGCCATGCGGTTGGCCTTCTGCCGCGGGTGGACCTGCGCCTTCCACAGCATCTCGTCGGCGTAGATGTTGCCGATGCCGGAGACCACCTGCTGGTCGAGTAGCAGCTTTTTGATCTCCGTCCTGCGCCGCTTCATCTTCCGGGCCAGCGCGGCGATGTCGAGGTTTCGGTCGAGCAGGTCGGGCGCGATGTGCTCGAGCGCCTCGGGCACCACGCCGTCGAAGGTCTCCACCAAGTCGCTGGGCTGCCAGAAGCCGAAGGTGCGCTGGTCGACGAACCACAGCTCCTGGCCGTCGTCGAGCCGGGCCCGGATGCGCAGGTGGCGGAGGTTCTTATCATCGAGGCCAGCCCCCTCGGGCGAAAGCGGCTCGTCGTATCGGGAAGCGATGTCCTCGGCGTCCTTGATGAGCATCTGGCCGCTCATCCCCAGGTGCACCACCATGGCGGCGCCGTCGTCGAGGACCAGCCACAGGAACTTGCCGCGGCGCCTGATCTCGTGGATCTCGTGGCCGGAAAGGAAGCCTGCCAGCTGGTCGGGGCCGCCCTCGAAGTTGCGGATCGCCCGCGGGTTGAACACCTCGACGGTGGAAAAGCGCGCGCCGCACACGTGGCCTTCCAGGCCACGGCGAACAACCTCAACCTCTGGCAGCTCCGGCATCGCGCTCGCCTCCTAGGAGTCCGTCGCCTGCGGCGTGTGGCCGAAGGTGAGGTCGTCGCGCAGGGCGTTGACGGCGACGTGCGCCGCCGCCTGCTCGGCGAGCTTCTTGTTGGTGCCCTGCCCCTCCCCCAGCTTCTGACCCTGAACGAAGACGACCGCGGTGAAGGTCTGGTCGTGCTCGGGGCCGGTGGAGCTGGCCTCGTAGATGGGCATCTCGAGCTTGCGCTCGGCCAGCCGCTCCTGGAGCGTGGTCTTCCAGTCCTGGTGACGGCCGGTAGCCGAGGCCACGTCGATCTTGTGCTTGAACAGCCGCAGCACCACGTCGCGCGCGACCTCGAAGCCGTGGGTGCGGTAGATCGCGCCCAAGATGGCCTCGGTAGTGTCGGCCAGGATGGAGTCCTTGTCGCGGCCGTCGGTGACGATCTCGCCCTTGCCCAGCAGGATGTACTGGCCGAGCTCGATCTCGCGGGCGATGTCCGCCAGCCCGTAGCGGCTGACGATGGAGGCGCGCATCTTCGAGATGTCGCTCTCCGGGCGGGTCGGGTACTGCTCGTAGAGCTGGCCCGCGACCGACAGCCCGAGCACGGCGTCGCCGAGGAACTCGAGACGCTCGTTGTTCGGCAGGTGACCGTTCTCGTTGGCAAAGGACCGGTGGGTCAGCGCGTGGATGAGCAGGTCGGAGGGGATCTCCACCCCGAGCGAGGCCATGAGCGGGCCGTAGTCGACCTTCTTCGTGGCAGCCTTGAGGGCATCCACCCCGGTCGGGCGCTTGCGCTTGCTCATAGAAACTTCTCCAGTCCGGCCCAGCGGGGGTCAGTTCGCTCTTCCTCGCCGGAGACACCGTCGGGCTCCGGCACGTCGCCGTCGCCCTCGCAGCCGCCCTCGCAGGTCGGGTTGAACGGCAGGGTCAGGCCCGCCTCGTCGATGACGGTCTGCAGCAGGTCGATGTGGTCGTCGACGACCATGGGCAGCTCATCCTCGTCCTCGCCCGCCTCGTCGCCGGTAATGAAGTCCTCGCTGGCGGCGAAGACGGCGTTGACGCTGATCTCCGTCGCGGGGTTGAGACGCTTGAGGCAGCGCACGCACTCGCCCTCGAGGGTGGCGGTGACCTGGGCGTCGACCATAACGGCGTCGCCGAGCGAGGTCAGGGTTGCGTGGACGGTCACGGGCGCGGACTCGGGGATGGCGATCATGGCCGGGCCGATCCGCACGGGGCTGGGCCCCTCCTGGGTCTTGACCTCCGGGATTCCGCTACGCAGGAGCGCGCCGACGTCGAAGACGAACGGCGAAGTTTCTTGAGACAACGCTTCCAGTGTCCTTTTACATCAAGTCGTTGATTAGTTTTCGTAGTCGCCGCGAGACGCCTGGCCGGAGCCGGAGACGCCCGCGCCGCGGCGCAGGGCCGCACGGTCGCGGGTGACCGTGCGCAGCGTGGCCGAGAGGGCCTCCTCGAACTCCGCGAGCTTGTCGTCCACGAACTGGTCACACTCCCCGCGCAGGCGGTTGGAGTCGGCGTGGGCGGCGTCGACCACGCGGTGGGCCTCCTCGTTGGCGCGCCGGACGACCTCGGCCTCGCTGACCAGGCGATGCTGCTCGGCCATGCCCTCGTCGATGCTGCGCTGGTACTGCTCGTTACCGCTGGCCACGAGGCGCTCAGCCTCGGAGCGGGCGCGGTCGACCATGTCGTCGGAGTCGCGGCGGGCGGTGGAGACCAGGCGGTCGGCCTCGTCCTCGGCCTTGGCCACGGTCACGTGCGCGCGGTTCTCGGCGTCGGAGAGCATGTGGTCCGCCTCCTCCTGGGCGCGGCCGACGATGTCGTTGGCCTCTGCCTGCGCGCTGGTGACGATCTCGTGCGCGCGATCCTCGGCGCCGCGGATGATGTCGTCGCGCTTGTCGAGGACGTCCTGGGCGTCATCGACCTCGACTGGCAGCGCGTTGCGCAGGTCGTCCAGCAGCGCGAGCATCTCGTTGCGGGGAACCATGCAGTTGGAGGTCATGGGGACGCCGTACGCCTGCTCCAAGTTCTGGACAAGTTCATCAAGGGCTTCGAAGACTCGGTACATAAACCTATAGCCTACTGGCTTTTCGTCGCGGCCGTTGCTTTGGGACCGACCAATCGTCTAAACGCGGGAAGGCCCCGCCACGGCTAAGCGCGACGGGGCCCACAACGCGTGAGGCGAAATTATTAGATGATGCCCTGAGCCAGCATGGCGTCGGCAACCTTCTTGAAGCCGGCGATGTTAGCGCCGACCACGTAGTCGCCCTCGTGGCCGTACTCGCGAGCGGTGGCCTCACAGGTCTTGAAGATGTTCTTCATGATCTCGTGCAGGCGCTTGTCGGTGTACTCGAAGGACCAGGAGTCGCGGGAGGCGTTCTGCTGCATCTCCAGCGCGGAGGTGGCCACGCCACCCGCGTTGGAGGCCTTGCCCGGCGCGAAGTGGATGCCCTTCTCGCGGAAGACCTCAATGGCCTCGGCGGTAGACGGCATGTTCGCGCCCTCGGCGACGAACTTGCAGCCGTTGTCGGCGAGCGCGCGGGCGTCGTCGCCGTCGAGCTCGTTCTGGGTCGCACACGGCAGGGCGACGTCACACGGCAGGGACCAGATGGAACCCTCGGTGTGCAGCTCGGCACCCTCGACCTCGGCGACGTAGTCGGCGACGCGGCCGCGGCGGACCTCCTTGATGTCCTTCAGCTTCTCCACGTCGACGCCGTTCGGGGTGGAGACCCATCCGGAGGAGTCGGAGAACGCGATGACGGTGGCGCCGAGCTCCTGGGCCTTCTCCATGGCGTAGATGGCCACGTTGCCGGAGCCGGAGACGATGACCTTCGCGCCGTCGAAGGATGCGCCGTGGTGGGCAAGCATCTCGTGGGCGAAGTAGACCAGGCCGTAGCCGGTGGCCTCGGTGCGCACCAGCGAGC
This is a stretch of genomic DNA from Corynebacterium vitaeruminis DSM 20294. It encodes these proteins:
- the smc gene encoding chromosome segregation protein SMC, producing the protein MYLKSLTLKGFKSFASATTLKFEPGICAVVGPNGSGKSNVVDALAWVMGEQGAKTLRGGKMEDVIFAGAGERKPLGRAEVTLTIDNSDGALPIEYREVSVTRRMFRDGASEYEINGSRARLMDIQELLSDSGIGREMHVIVGQGRLAQILESRPEDRRAYIEEAAGVLKHRRRKEKAQRKLVNMQANLDRLTDLTEELRRQLKPLARQAEAAKRAATVQADLRDARLKLAGHQLVELQEKLGSAQSRARILAEQVEEVTEQLEEATGIQLEAEDALAQATPAAEAAQQLWFDLSALAERVSATRRIASDRVDGLHIVAYQGPDPDELQARADRADAELAELEEKAEIASERLSGIREEVEERQAAAEEADREHLAQVRAIADRREGVVRLVAAEESQSAQVAAISEEIARQSEVVAESRTRTAAIEKELRGVEQTMGELEGDTEQRREEHVRATAEAEAAEQRLEQLRAQQREREREVSRLESRIETLESTVPRAPSGDGLGALGTWGRLSEHVTVKRGLELAAATALGGFAEALTGPVSGRLGEVAALGIARTTFVEEVPGKGWRMDVTLPAGASWLLDALTLGPQVEVALTRLLADVVVAPDAAAAREVVESDPRLRAVTRDGVLLGQGWAQVGQGGSSSVEITADIDAARGQLEVARAQLEELAGTFEGAQDAAREARVAAARTTAALRDQEAQVGALRRDQQRLAKQLESQMREHERIAARATDADVRLARAREQLEETRDRLSRVSDDEPDYEPSTAERDEAAAALAQIRAMEMEARLSLQSARDKADQVRGRGDGLRRQASHERQAKARHEQTMARRRAQAELAGVVAQKAAEVATLVADALARATSARDQAIAKRGSFATKVAAAKDAVGALRTQLARLTDNAHSMEIATSQAQVRMEEAQGKLVEQLGVPVADILRDYTPGPEFDLAAEKARLKQAEKDLAALGKVNPLALEEFKALEERYEFLSTQLADVEQARKDLNGVIDDVDARILQLFTDAWKDVEAEFPKVFSTLFPGGEGRLVLTDPSDMLATGIEVEARPPGKKVKRLSLLSGGEKSLTALAMLVAIFRARPSPFYVMDEVEAALDDVNLRRLIALFEELRRDSQLIVITHQKPTMDVANVLYGVTMRGDGVTRVLSQRMRAVEDHAPKASESEETAAKETGDV
- a CDS encoding acylphosphatase — protein: MDNERLTAWVHGWVQGVGFRWWVYSQAMELGLSGSATNLSDGRVCVVAEGDYHTLRELLRRLSAPQKEVPRRPGTVDSVVERWSDVKGESGFRMR
- a CDS encoding alanine/glycine:cation symporter family protein, giving the protein MTSFENFITEVINNNLWKVIPYLLILAGVYFAIRTIVVQIRMIPEMFRAVSERNEVVDPDTDEPGISAFKAFTISAASRVGTGNVAGVAVAITLGGPGAVFWMWMIALLGGATSFVESTLAQLWKEKEPDGTYRGGPAYYMTKGLKAPGLAVVFGIAITLTYGFVYNAIQANSIAESVGTSFDTDSIVFKAGVGIILAVITGSIIFGGVQRIANFTQVIVPVMALLYIGIGIIVLALNVEKIPGMFALIFEQAVGIREVAGATVGAAFMNGMRRGLFSNEAGQGSAPNAAATATVSHPVKQGLVQTLGVYFDTLLVCSITAFIILLGAPEYGKEVQGASLTQQALAGEVGHWGIHFITLILFFLAFSSVIGNYYLAQANIEYFTQSKTVMTIFRVIVMACVFGGAIGSVPLVWALGDTFAAIMVIINLIAIVPLGGVAVKLLKNFSIQKAQGYDPVFHRDMLPEVKNITCWDGSDPVTHRGGHVITAVEE
- the mutM gene encoding bifunctional DNA-formamidopyrimidine glycosylase/DNA-(apurinic or apyrimidinic site) lyase, with the protein product MPELPEVEVVRRGLEGHVCGARFSTVEVFNPRAIRNFEGGPDQLAGFLSGHEIHEIRRRGKFLWLVLDDGAAMVVHLGMSGQMLIKDAEDIASRYDEPLSPEGAGLDDKNLRHLRIRARLDDGQELWFVDQRTFGFWQPSDLVETFDGVVPEALEHIAPDLLDRNLDIAALARKMKRRRTEIKKLLLDQQVVSGIGNIYADEMLWKAQVHPRQKANRMAIPALQSLLLGGIEVMTAALAKGGTSFDELYVNVNGQSGYFDVELNAYGQQGLPCPRCGTPIVREQFTNRSSHLCPNCQRLH
- the rnc gene encoding ribonuclease III, which produces MSKRKRPTGVDALKAATKKVDYGPLMASLGVEIPSDLLIHALTHRSFANENGHLPNNERLEFLGDAVLGLSVAGQLYEQYPTRPESDISKMRASIVSRYGLADIAREIELGQYILLGKGEIVTDGRDKDSILADTTEAILGAIYRTHGFEVARDVVLRLFKHKIDVASATGRHQDWKTTLQERLAERKLEMPIYEASSTGPEHDQTFTAVVFVQGQKLGEGQGTNKKLAEQAAAHVAVNALRDDLTFGHTPQATDS
- a CDS encoding YceD family protein; protein product: MSQETSPFVFDVGALLRSGIPEVKTQEGPSPVRIGPAMIAIPESAPVTVHATLTSLGDAVMVDAQVTATLEGECVRCLKRLNPATEISVNAVFAASEDFITGDEAGEDEDELPMVVDDHIDLLQTVIDEAGLTLPFNPTCEGGCEGDGDVPEPDGVSGEEERTDPRWAGLEKFL
- a CDS encoding DivIVA domain-containing protein, which translates into the protein MYRVFEALDELVQNLEQAYGVPMTSNCMVPRNEMLALLDDLRNALPVEVDDAQDVLDKRDDIIRGAEDRAHEIVTSAQAEANDIVGRAQEEADHMLSDAENRAHVTVAKAEDEADRLVSTARRDSDDMVDRARSEAERLVASGNEQYQRSIDEGMAEQHRLVSEAEVVRRANEEAHRVVDAAHADSNRLRGECDQFVDDKLAEFEEALSATLRTVTRDRAALRRGAGVSGSGQASRGDYEN
- the gdhA gene encoding NADP-specific glutamate dehydrogenase → MSSIEEKVAGYYNMVLQRNAGEPEFHQAVAEVLDSLKIVLEKDSHYADQGLIQRLCEPERQLIFRVPWVDDNGVVQVNRGFRVQFNSALGPYKGGLRFHPSVNLGIIKFLGFEQIFKNSLTGLPIGGGKGGSDFDPKGKSDAEIMRFCQSFMTELHRHIGEYRDVPAGDIGVGGREIGYLFGQYRRLANQHESGVLTGKGLTWGGSLVRTEATGYGLVYFAHEMLAHHGASFDGAKVIVSGSGNVAIYAMEKAQELGATVIAFSDSSGWVSTPNGVDVEKLKDIKEVRRGRVADYVAEVEGAELHTEGSIWSLPCDVALPCATQNELDGDDARALADNGCKFVAEGANMPSTAEAIEVFREKGIHFAPGKASNAGGVATSALEMQQNASRDSWSFEYTDKRLHEIMKNIFKTCEATAREYGHEGDYVVGANIAGFKKVADAMLAQGII